Within Xiphias gladius isolate SHS-SW01 ecotype Sanya breed wild chromosome 14, ASM1685928v1, whole genome shotgun sequence, the genomic segment CAATATGAAATTATGGGAACTAGCTGGAGTGGTGCTGAATCTGTTGGCACAGTATATTCAAGTTTAAGTGTTAGGGAAAATTATGTCATGATATCCCGTCAGCAAAAGATGCATGGTAGCCCAATCTGTTTGATACGGTCGGCTCTAGAAAGACGTAAGGCAAAAGACATCCGACATCATCATTCAGCAAACATCCTTTGCTAAGCTGTTTTTGGAATCATGACCAAACTTTAAAGGGAAGCCTTGACTAAAGTCACGTTATTCTTTTAGTgtcagaggctgaaaagctgAATTATTTACTGTAGGAATGAATGTAATTACAGGTTGTAAGATGATAATTAGTGGGTTTGCTGGATGTGAAGTGGCCATGTTCTCTGCCCTTTGGCAGTGGGTTTTTAGATGACTGCAAACACTCTGAAGGCTTTTCCTCCTGTTGGGTTCAGTAGGCTGGGAGAAGAAGAGCgaggagagaagacagatgTGGTACATGCCAGGGTTAGTTTTCACTATAACGATACATCTTTATATGAAGATGTATTTGAATATTGACTAAACCCCTAAATCAGTCAACTTAATACTCCAttattaatactgtattttcattatcatttaacaCTTCTAGAATCAATGAAATTGGCCAAATATATACTTCAATACACACGTAGTTATTCTCGATATAGTAACTGTATACATCTACTTCATATCTTTAATCATACCTCTCTGAGGTGATGCCATTCTGGTAACTGCCACTGTACTGGCTCTTTTTGTCCACTGGCATCACATCAAGGTAACCTCCAGACTCATTCTGGATCACTCCAGCATGAATGGCCGCTCTGCAGATACTGGATTTCTGGACCAAGCAGGCCATTGCATGTTAACATGGCGTTAGAGTCTAGTTGGTGACTGCttccaacatttaaaaaaaaaattaaagaaaaattcaaatggcCCCTCTACTTGTGGCGACATATTAAACAGAGAAGAGGATGCCTGTTTGACGCTGGtttgttatacagtatgtgtgtcagtATAACGGTACCATTAATGGTTGAATCccaaaacataattttgctCCTTTAAGTAGTAATAAAgaccttttcacagcagacactcACATGTATGGGACATAGCCATAATCAATATTAGttacacctttgcttttcctgctaaTGCCAAGTCAAAAGGACATGTATGCACAGTAACGAATAACATTTATGAAGCCTGGAATTCATTTAGGTTTTGCACTTCAAAGTGTCTGATATTGTGCAAGCTGATTTGACATGCAGCGCTGATGGTATGGATTACGAAAGCACTTAAATGGAATCAAGCCATAATTAATGTTGTTCATTACATCTCGGCTTTACCTGTAATGGTCAATTTATGACAATGATGCAAGAACTCACATCTGCGTAATACTTGGTCCCAATTACCCGGGCTCGACTGTCACGTAAACAGTTCCTGGGACAATACAAcctgaaggaaaaaacagagcTCAGGTTAGGTCATAAGATATTTTCGATGCATACACTGGAGCTAAAATATGTTCTTACTGTTGGATCTTTAGgatattaatcaaataatattttcagaGCAGCTGTCTTGGTCTAAGGATATTAAGAATGCCTTCCTTCCTGCTTTGCAAGCTTGTCGTACACGCAGAGCTACCTGGAGGCCCAAATAATCTTGCTGGTTAAATTAAAACTATGTGGGTTAAGGTGAGTTAAAGAAACACAGGTTGTTGgattgtaaataaaacaaaactataaatgACAACGCAAATAACCTTTGTCGAGGTATAGCTTCAAATATACAcatggcaaataaaaaaaaaaaaactgaaattgcaAATCAATGATGTTGAAAAGTTGGCAGGAGATCTAATGGTATCTTCGCTTCCTCTGGCTATAAGCTAGTGTTGCTACTTTGGGCCAAATAGCTAATCCctgttatttaaaatgacagtgagtCATTGGCTAAACCCACTCTGGTTTAGCTCAAACAGTGAGATGTTTTCAGTCTACACCAAAGCTCCAGCTCTTCaacatgaatgaatttaaagCAGAATGTTACCTGGGACAGTGTCGTTGAGGTTTCTTGAAAGGGCAGAAAAGTGCCACGGTGGTATCACATGTTACTGCCTTGACTGGGAGAAAAAAGGCACAGCAAAATGATCTCCAGAGTGTTTCTGTATACGGATAACATGGCAGCTGTATATTTATGGTGAGAAGTGATTTTGTGCACCTTACCAGGCACCGACTCTACTTTGAAGGAatttgcacttttgtttttcctgtgaaaGTAAAGAAAACTGCTTGAAGTTGTGCTCTGTGCTGAATAGCTATGCATCGTAAGTTGAATATCCCCCATAAAGGGAGTAAACACTATATATCTAGACTTAATTAACCACTTTTTAATAACAACTAAGTACAGAGACGGATTCATACCCAATTGATTGAATACCATTCTTGTATGATTTGGtgaattgttgttttctgcCCAGTCTGGTCACATCCAACCATCCTCCATCATTATCAATAACACCAGAGTGTAACCCAGCTCCACACACACTGGATTGCTGCAGTAAAGACAAAGACGGGCATGTTAACGTACAACAAGGTATAACTCAAAAGAAACATGAATATTCAATTGATACATATGTGAACGTAAGGACCTGTATTCATACCATATACACTAGCTTATTTTCTAGCTCGCAGTATTATCATATAGTATACTACACAATACAATAAATGCATAGCTGTTTTTGTGATTTACCATGTCGTAATATCCATTCCCAACTACTTTTCCAGGCCTGTGAAGGCAGCCAGGTGGGCACTCATATCTACAGGAAGGAACAGTAAAGTGAACAACATCTTAAGACTGGTGCTTTGCTTGTAATAAAAGCACATAACTAACTTTatacaagtacattttttttcctggaaatgaTAAAATTATCTGATGCCCTCCGAAATAACCTGATTGCCACCAATCTTGCTTGGTATGGTGAGCAAGGCACAACAAATAGTACTTGCACATACTGTGTAATCATTTGCATATATTAGTCGATGTTCGTCAGTTGCAGTGTAAGCCTGTTCATTAGCATTTACCTGTTACAGGTTGTTCCCTTGCACTGATCTCTCAGCTTTGTCTCACAGTCAACCTGTTGgcctaaaacaacaaacaggAGCGTTTCACAAACTCAATGTCATGTTGCTATTAATTTACAAACTCCTGATTGTCCCTTTCAGAGATGTAGTATCATGGGAGCACTCCTTACACATCTGCTCTCTGCTGACAACCTGGTTTCTGTCTAGGTTGTCATTGGTTGAGGGCTCTGGTGACTGGGCCCTGGGTTGGGGCTCTCTGTCCCTCactggttcaggttcaggttcaatGTAGTTGGTCTCCTCGATCTCAGGGGGTGGACGCCTGTCCACACCCCCGTCTGAAAACATGGACGCCATGTTAGCTAGACGTTTTGTCATGCGTAGACCATAacttttatgaaaacaaaacaacccattCTCCTTTCATTAAAACTACCAGTATCTCTGACAATTTTGTTAAGGTCCTTAATGTTAAGGAGTTGAGGAAATGGCAGAAAACCACAAGTCTGTCCCAGACTCACCTTTGTAGCAGAGGTTGTCCCTGCAGCCTCCAGCATAGCTGGCTGGACAGGCAGAGCAGGGAGTTCCATATTTATATGGAGCATGACCCCACCAGTTCCCCCTGCAAAGACAATCATAGCCTGGAGTTTGTCACAGTTTAAAGAGTGGAACCTTTATGTCAGTTGACACTGTTAatcctttctgtttttggcaGAAGTCCTGAtgtatttgaatgttttagAAACCAGAAATACAAGTGGATTGTAACCAAGAATTCCATGTGTGAAACCATTAGACATAATATCCTTTCCAGCCTGTGTCCCTTTTGCTCTAGATGGAcctttatttcattatttttttgtgaccaAGAAAAATGAGTATGTAGCTGTAGAAGTTTGTATGCTGTAGAATGTGTATTTTTGGCGAATGATTTAATTGATGATCTTAATTGTTGTTTGTATCTTTTTCTTGTGtgggtttgtcttttttaaacacaacagaAGCTATTATTCAAGTAAAAAAGTAACTGATTCTGAGAGAACCACATTTATGTTTTACTGACGACTTGCGTCTTTTGAGGAGGTGATATCACATTGTACTGAAGCAAGTAGAAAACTTACGGTGGGGAGTAGTTGCAGACCAGATAGACAGCTTTGGCCCAGATCATTCCCCACACGTTCATGTTGTAACACACATTGATGGCACACCCGATACGATTACTAGTTGCCCACACCAACTGAAATTCAAATACACAAAGAAAGTAAACTTCCAGTGCTCCTCTCACATTTGGTGGAACTATCCGCATACAGCATGATTTTACATGATTTTGGTATATTGCTCTCACAATATACCATAAGTAATAAAGAGAAATATAcctttttttgtagcttttgagagagaaaatactTGGGTACAAAGTTCTAAGCTCTAGGTTCTTTTATGCACCACAATGCATCCCTCCAAATCAGAAAATGCATACCAGAACATGGTTGCCTCATGTTTACAGGCAAGCAAATTCAGTATTAATGATTAGTGAATCAAGTAATCTGCaatatgctcttttttttcagtttttcaatatcaaaaatgaatatCAATTTctaaaagtaaaggaaaatgaCCCAGAGGCATTGTTTACCCTTGAAGACAAGTAAAATATAAAGGCCCTTTTACCTGAGTGTAGTGAGTGCATACAGGGCCTGAACATCTAAATGGGCAGTGTGGGTTACACTCCTGGGAGTAGGGATAGGTGTAGTATCTGACCTCATCATACCAGGCCTGGACATGGTAGGTAGGGGGACGGTCCCTAAAGTGACAGAAAAGGTGTTATGTGTCTGTATATCTACTTTAACtatgtcaacaaaacacacgagacaataaatatattcatgacatataaatgcagtcccacctcattttttgtttgatttcttcATATAAGGAGTTACACTGTGTTGTTGAAGTTTCCATTGAGGCACTTCACCTGTACTGTGTTGAACTAAATACTTACCATGGACCAATAAAGGCCCCTTCACAAACAcgcaggtgttttcacttattctagCTCAGGCTGAATTTGGGCACAGTTATAATGGCAGTCACTGTATGTATCATGTACAAAAATGTCATAAAGGTGTAAACTGTCACACCCTAACAGGTGCAGCACAACAGTGATATGACGCGTTTCATTAATTAAGCATAATCAGTACAAGCCCACACAGTTCTAAGAAGTGGTCTAATTAGTCACAGTAAATGAAAACTCCTGTGTTGGTGGGTTTGGCTTTAAATTAGAGACACGGGGGCCTGTTTTCCTGGTGATGCAGTGACCGGTGCAAGCAGCACAGTTTGGTAATTTCCCGACCTTGAAATTCGCTTTGTGCATCTGTGTAATATTTTGGTGCCAAGCACAGAGTTCATTATGCACAGGCGGGAAGAGAGATGCAAACACATGGGAGGTTCCTTCAAATGAGGCAACGCAAAGTGAGTTTTTGGTATTGTAGCGGGAAATGTGTCTTAGACTTTGCCCTGGGAATAGACGTCTCAGAACTACGTCTGTTCCTGGCACAACGTCCATCTGCTGCCACTTTGGTGATTTTATCAACAATTGCAAactaaaaacacagagcaaatgTGCAGCAATGACAGAATAATGCTCAAAATGTACATAAACGATTTTAACTAATCACTCCCCAGCCAATAAAGGTGTTTAAATTGGAATAAAAAAGGTTTGTTGTGAATGACCCAGCTGCCCACAGCAAAAAGCTCttccttcagttcattaaatctctgcagccatctgaaggcagcaggacagatATGTTGATAAACCTGCAGCCTTAGATTTGAGAAGTGCCGCACCAGAGCACAGTGCCATTATGCATGGCTGTGCGCCGTGTTTGCCTTTATTAAGTCATGTGCAAATAACACCAGAAGGCCACAAATTAACCCCATACATAACTACACACATCAGATCGGTCTGTTAAAGTGGGAGATGTTGTATTTCAGCGTCTCACCAATGCTGTGTGTCATTGACTCCTCTCCAACTTTCTTTTTAGCAAAAGTACCATTTCACGTTTTATTCTTGCAATGCATTACGTTGCAAATGCCGTTGTGTCCCATTGTATGGTATGATGTTACCATTTATTACATGAGATAcagtagaaataaaactgaaatagtGTCGGATTGATGTGGTCATATAAATGGcttcatcaacatttttttattatttatttctatccTCAAGTTAACTTATATTTAGTCtacaagttaaataaaaacccaCATCATCTACTTCTGGCTGCAGGCCTGAGTTGCTATGTAAGGTCAGATCATAAACAATCCAGAACAACAACATGACTGTTGAACTAGAGAAGCCTCTTTCCATTTGTTGAGCTGTTGTTGTCATGCGTCACTGTGATTGGCACAGCAGTATGACAGTGATGAGACCAGCGATGTGACTGGCTGACAGTAAATTTGTTAATCACCACACACTCCAGTTTAGATTCCACCTCAGCCAGCGCTTATAcactttgtgctgctgcacCTACATGAACCAAAATCGGACTTGGAGTCGCCTAAGCAATGTTCGCCCAAGACCTACCACTTTGCGTTTGGTGTTGTGCTGGGCGGTTAAAATAGGGCCAATCGTCTTATTATCTGTGTGAGAGCCAGTAATTCTTAATAAAGAAGAATATGTATGATTTTTTGAGACCTATCATCTTATAAAGCAGCTTTGGCAAACATTTTAGATAACAATGGTttatccagcagacatggagcaacattagtattAATTTTGAGTAATGTTAAGTCCAATGTTAACCctccttttagttctgtttaagtctccaccaactcccgCAAAACATATCTGGCTcttaaagggatagttcaacattttgtgaactGCACTTCTTTGATGTCTTGTGgaaaattaatttggaaaatcaacacctctctcatatctgtaaaatatgaagctacagtcaggAGACTAGCTAGCTTGGTTCTTTccaacaaaatctgcctaccagcaacACTGAAgctcattaataaaaacattatatctcgtttgtttaatgtgtacaaaaactgaagtataaaaatgacagttcaCGGTTTTTTATAGAGCTGTGCTGGACTAATTCTTGGCTTTGAGCATTTGCCAGGCAACCAGTAAGTAGTCCTCCTCCATAAATCAACTGTTGATTTGTcgtttttacattaattaacatttcacaTTGAACAAACGAGCTTTAACgtattaattagtgagtttcAGAGGCACTAGTAGGTATTGGACAGATTAGACAAACACGGCTAGATGTTTCGCCCTGTCTTCAATCTTCgagctaggctaagctaactggcaACTAGCtataacattatattttacagacCAATATGAAAGTGGTTGATCTTATCATCTAATGCTCCAACAGAGAGCAAATGAGCGTGTTTCCCAatatgttgaactgttccttttagctgctaaatgcttcactatgttaACCAGCTAATTGCTAATTGTTTCTATCTGCTGTTTATTGTGGGGCAGTGagcgtacagtgggtttattagtgcttttttttgttgttgcttaaAACAGCTGCCTTCTGCACTGGAAGTAATGTCAATGATAGCAGTAAAACTGATACAAAAGAGTAAAGTCGACCCATGGTAAACCAGAAGAATAGGCTAAGCTAAAGCACTGATTAGTACAGCTTTGAACGTACACAAACTGTTAATGatactttacatttaaacaaagaaCAACAGAATACTATCATTCTGAGCTGTGAGGTTTGGGAAACTGTCTcagatgaaaacacatttaaaataaaacaatctaaGTGACACACTACTCTCCAGTTGTTTAATATTTGTACATACACACCTGCCCCAGTGTGCTCCAAGGTTTTGGCCTATTTGTGTCAGCATGTGGCTCGGTCCATGTTCCCATCGGCAGGTATGTGCCCAGTGCTCTGCACTCCTCTCTAACTCATGATCCCATACCTGGGGagcacacacacgacacacacacacacacacacacacacacacacacacacacacacacacacacacacacacacacacacacacacacacacacacacacacacacacacacacacacacacacacacagaacaacacacGCATTCTTGGTTAAAAAGTTATTTGGCTCTGGAAGGTCAACTTTGAGGGTCAGTGAGGCTAAatagcaaatttttttttttttagctggcAGCTAAAGCATAAAGTTTGGCTTTCTCTAGAACTTTAGTTTAGAGTCTCTGAGTCCGGAGCAACTTGGCCTACGACAGATGTTTGCAGACTTGAAACTCCACTCTGGATCACCCTCCTGATTTAAGTGGGCAAAGTGGCCATTTACCATGGTTGTGGCTTTAATCGCTActcattactttttttcagaTATCTCATCATTCTCTTTGAATGACTAATCTACCATAAATTCCAGTGAAACTAATCAGAAAGTAACCATAAATACTTGAGGCAAAGTGAACCTGAAAGATGAACCTGCTCTTTACTTTAAAGTGCTGTGGTTGTATGCAGACCTCTTGCAAATTTAACACAGTATAGTCAAAACTAGGCCTCTcctattaaacacacacattcactctcttACACACAGTCACGTATatgagagagaagggaaacagagagatatcaccaccaccacatcaACTTGCAGCTTTGTGCTACTATTCTATGTGGTTGTTTGAAGGCTTGTTTCCAGTAAGTTTTGGTCTCATAAAACGAGCGTGAGAAAAAAGTCTTACAGAAAAAAGCTACCAAAACAGAGAGTCCCTGTTTGGGGGCTTGATGACATCTTTATTGTAGAAACTTGACCAAACTGAGCTCCATTAAAGTCAAAATACCTGAAAGCCATTCACACACCTCTTGTTTTGaacaaagcagaaaagcagaCCATAGGTATAGTACTGAGCAATTCAAATGTTACAGCAAAGTTAATTTACTGTCGGGGATGTAGAAGAATAGGTGCAGTGTGCTCTGCTGTTGGCATTCTGTTTAGTTGCATTACGGCTATCACACGTCAAAACTAATAGGATAATGCCTAGTTGTGGAGTTGTAACTGCTCTGAACGACCACCATAATGTCTTCCATATGGTAAGGCTAACACACTGTGTTAGTGTTACACTGTTTCCCATTCACTGTGGTGCTGCTTACCGTTCAGGCCTGGTTGGAGAAGTGATATTTTGAATCTTTAGTTCGGCCACAATCCAGCTGTGCCTGAGATACTAACAGTGAGGCCTGCCTGTTTGCCATGTGATACTGCATTTTTCCATGATCATTACATTATATAGTAGTTGTTAGGCAGGATTTCTCTTTCACTCCACATTTGataattttatgtttctttatCCACAGTTGAAAGATAGCACAGTTCTCTAAGGGTTGAGCCAATCCTGTTACCATTAGGCTATGGAAAAAGGAAGCTGTCGTCATCAGAAAAAGGGTAGAGCTAGTTGctgaaaaactcaaaacaaccaaaaaataCGCTTGAATTCATCTGTTGTGTGGAACAGACAAATTCAGTTGAACTGAACAAGTAATGCAGTGGGCTTAGGTGTAACAGATAAAATCATTTGAGGGCTTATCAGATATCAAAAACTGCCCAACAGCATATAGTACTATACTATACTAATACTATACTATGGCAACAATCGCTTAATCTTCTATCTCAACTATCTCAAGTTTAACAGTTGAATTATGCTACAAAGTAATCTATCAGCAATGTGCGTTTGCGAATATTTGCCTGGCTAACGGAATGTATTTCTGGTTAACACTTGCCACATTGCATTATGTAGTATGAGTATTTAGGTTTCTCTTTTTCCCAGAGCCCGCTTCATTAATTCACTTGTTGAAATAATGCAGTTTTCTCATTGAAACGAATGAGGGGGCTGCATTTCTTCAGGCAGAGTTCATGTTGGTCTAAACATGGCTTTAGCGAAGACATCATGGTGGATAGTTGGGTGTAAAAGCTGCGTGATTTTGACACTGCAGTTTATCTTATGTCTTATCACAAAAGTCGGTGTTGGTTTCTTTCAAGTATGAAGACGATCTTACCAATGATAGGCTAACCAAGTACTTTGGTTTGCCTCACCCTAACCAAACTGAAACCATAAGGGTAGCAGCTCAGAAAACACTGATACGGGTCGCTTatgaaattaaaactgtttGATTCCTTCAAACCAAACTTTGATCATGGACTCAGTATGCTTCAGACAAAGCGTTTGATTGTCAAACGTCTGAATTTCACTCACTGCAGTTTTCTGACATCGAAAATTGACAATTCGACAAGCACATCTACTTTACAAATCAAATGACAGGTGAGCGGAAGTGAGAAAGTGTGCAGGTATGGGACTTCTCTCTCATGCTCCCTTTTTTTCATTCGTTCAATACAAAGCTTTCAGTGCAAACAATCTACAGTGGATACTAATGATCTCTGGCAGCTCATTATTCTCTCCATGTACTTGTTATTCTTCACCCTCAATTATCCAGCAGAGGGGAAGATGGACTGCCCACCAGCCTTTGGAGAGACGTCATGGTAACAACTACCAATCTCCTTTTGCATTCCAAAGAGCATTAAGCTCCCAAAACACAGACCTGTTTCCAGCCATCTGCCAGGACCACCTCTGCTACAGAGCTAAGTACAAGATGTGCATTCTTACAGCAGTAGATTTAGGGGGTGTGCTCAGGGTAgttctttgcaaagaaaaatattgaggAGGAAAACAAGTAGCCATTGTTTTTGCAATTCAAAGTATTCAAAATGGTTCACATAAATGCTTGTAATTCACATTCAATACAGTATAGAAAGTGGTCGTGATTATGGGAACCTTTAAAGAGGTCTCTATTTCTCAGGAAAACCTGCTGGGCAAGAAATGACGTGCTTTAGATTAACGGATGCAACAGTGCTCTACaggcatttgctgaaaagctTTCATATGAAATTAAGGAGTCAAAGCTGCAGTGAAGTGCAGCCCCTTCGGCTTTCAGATCCTGCAAACTGAAAACCAAATACTTGGCCCTCATCAGTCCCCTTCCTTACCACATCATTATCATCAGTAATAGTATCCCTTGCCAAAGAAACACTGGATTAGTGTACATAACATACATTTACACTACTGTGCCCCGCACCTAAAACGACAGGGCTTGACATGTTTGAAATAGATTCACCACTATGGCACCCAAAATGAGATGCGTGGAGGATCAAATAAAAGATAACATTGGCCTCGGCCAGGGTTTGAGTGAGCTGCGATGGATGGGAAGAGAGGAGGCGAAGGGCAAGAGTGAAAGTGGAGGAGGGTGAAGAAAAGCTGAGGGAAAGCTCGTGAGGCTGAAGATCAAGTAGGCAAAAAGAACTAGGCAGGGAGAAAAAGAGTcagcaggaggagaaatggaGTGATAGAGTAAGGAGACGTAGggcaggaagggagggagggcaggATGGTTGAGGTAAAGGGCAGGACAACACTGTGGGGGTGAAAGCTGGCTCTGGGCCAGGGTCAGCAAGGCTGGGCAAGCAGGAGGCAGGAGCTAGCCAGATGATGGCTTTGGCTTGCAgatctcattctctctgtctttcctccccTAATCTGCTGTCTTTAGTTGACAGAGCTACTCTGGCAGAGTCACAAAAGTGCTTTCCTCTCAGAAAGACTGGTGACTTTAGTGTCAAACCTCCCTGATTTGGCCAGGCACACTTGCTATGAGCCCTGTGTTGAATCTATTCTAGTGTTATACGTAAACATGCATTCACAAGGACTCACTCACTGAtcctggtttattttttttatatttgcttcaacaaaaacacacatacggGGAGAACAAAACAGATCCGAATAGAACTAGGCCCGACCCCTTACCCTCGAGCTATGCGTTCATGCGCGACCCATATGCAGTTGATAACACTGGTAGATTTACAACTCAAAATTCATACAATGGGCCCTCGATGGGTCTCTTAATTTTTAGATGGGGACCATTGATTTTTCTGCTAAAATTAAGAcggttgctgtttttttttccgatGGCTTGCTCATTAGGCTAACGTTGGCTCTGTTATATGATGAAAAACCCTGTCTCCGCTTGATTTCGTTGTGCTTTCAGatgactcattttaaaacaaggcCCCTATAAAAgagtcttaaatatgcacttggtGGCTACATACAGGATATCGTACTAAAAGGCTGTTAATATTGTTCTAACATAACCCCGTGTGGATGCAAGGCTTACATACTTGTTCGTAAGACTTTTGTTTGGCAAATGTATCAGGTAACGTTGGTGAATAAATGTCACCAAATCCAATAAAGAACAGGAAAGAGCCACTAGTGTTATCTTAAACTCTGATAGCATCAAGGACTTTATTTATGTATAACCCAACAAACTGATATAAATGAATTAGTTAATGATGTGCTCTTTGGCCTTGAAAGTAATTCTGGGTTACTACTGAAGGTAGTAAGCTAGTCATTCGGACGTGCTAACAGTTGCAGCTCAAGCTAGAGCAGGAAACACACTGTTCAGTCCATTccttacatttttgtttgtgtttttggttttggaaatgCTAAAAAACAATCTCAAAACTTTAAAT encodes:
- the LOC120799050 gene encoding cysteine-rich secretory protein LCCL domain-containing 1-like isoform X1, yielding MKSPLPFLGWVRAASLFLCLTQTVLAMVLTNSTRLESILDKYRDKDEEWWRARPRGKRAISEGDMHLILDLHNKLRGQVYPPASNMEYMVWDHELERSAEHWAHTCRWEHGPSHMLTQIGQNLGAHWGRDRPPTYHVQAWYDEVRYYTYPYSQECNPHCPFRCSGPVCTHYTQLVWATSNRIGCAINVCYNMNVWGMIWAKAVYLVCNYSPPGNWWGHAPYKYGTPCSACPASYAGGCRDNLCYKDGGVDRRPPPEIEETNYIEPEPEPVRDREPQPRAQSPEPSTNDNLDRNQVVSREQMCQQVDCETKLRDQCKGTTCNRYECPPGCLHRPGKVVGNGYYDMQSSVCGAGLHSGVIDNDGGWLDVTRLGRKQQFTKSYKNGIQSIGKNKSANSFKVESVPVKAVTCDTTVALFCPFKKPQRHCPRLYCPRNCLRDSRARVIGTKYYADKSSICRAAIHAGVIQNESGGYLDVMPVDKKSQYSGSYQNGITSESLLNPTGGKAFRVFAVI
- the LOC120799050 gene encoding cysteine-rich secretory protein LCCL domain-containing 1-like isoform X2, which produces MKSPLPFLGWVRAASLFLCLTQTVLAMVLTNSTRLESILDKYRDKDEEWWRARPRGKRAISEGDMHLILDLHNKLRGQVYPPASNMEYMVWDHELERSAEHWAHTCRWEHGPSHMLTQIGQNLGAHWGRDRPPTYHVQAWYDEVRYYTYPYSQECNPHCPFRCSGPVCTHYTQLVWATSNRIGCAINVCYNMNVWGMIWAKAVYLVCNYSPPGNWWGHAPYKYGTPCSACPASYAGGCRDNLCYKDGGVDRRPPPEIEETNYIEPEPEPVRDREPQPRAQSPEPSTNDNLDRNQVVSREQMCQQVDCETKLRDQCKGTTCNRYECPPGCLHRPGKVVGNGYYDMQSSVCGAGLHSGVIDNDGGWLDVTRLGRKQQFTKSYKNGIQSIGKNKSANSFKVESVPVKAVTCDTTVALFCPFKKPQRHCPRLYCPRNCLRDSRARVIGTKYYADQSPTRL